From the Hymenobacter yonginensis genome, one window contains:
- the gcvP gene encoding aminomethyl-transferring glycine dehydrogenase, whose protein sequence is MLLKTKPADVFVDRHNGPDEAAVAEMLRVIGVESIDQLIDETVPAAIRLKKPLNLPAALTERAFLAKFKGIAGKNKLFKNYIGLGYHDTQLPAVIQRNILENPGWYTAYTPYQAEIAQGRLEALINYQTMIIDLTGLEIANASLLDEGTAAAETLHMFHSLSKKKNATRYFVSEQVLPQTIDVLRTRATPIGIELVVGDHRTADLTDETLFGAILQYPAADGAVYDYTDFISKAHDNNLFVTVAADLLSLTLLTPPGEMGADAVVGNSQRFGVPMGYGGPHAGFLATKDAFKRVIPGRIIGQSIDAAGNKAYRMALQTREQHIRREKATSNICTAQVLLSVLAGMYAVYHGPQRIRQFASNIHALARTLDAELHALGLEQANEFYFDTLDIQLESKELQTAIRQEAESAGINFRYFEQDGTARVGISLNQNTEIEDVQDIVAVFSKVLGRDVRQVAQADEVEVTWTDNLIRKSEYLTHPIFNSHHSEHEMLRYMKQLENKDLSLAHSMISLGSCTMKLNATAEMIPVTWPEIGGLHPFAPREQAAGYTEIFHDLEKWLCEVTGFDAVSLQPNSGAQGEYAGLLAIKGYHDARGDQHRNVALIPASAHGTNPASAVMAGMTVVVVKSTEEGNIDVADLKAKAAQYADKLSCLMVTYPSTHGVYEETIIDICATIHQHGGRVYMDGANMNAQVGLTSPATIGADVCHLNLHKTFCIPHGGGGPGVGPIGVVADLAPYLSGHVLVDADGRTAGAVTSAPWGSASILPISYAYINMMGGEGLTQATRIAILNANYIKARLEEHYPVLYTGSNGRCAHEMILECRHFKKAGIEVEDIAKRLMDYGFHAPTVSFPVAGTLMIEPTESESKEELDRFIEAMISIRKEIAEVEAGNADAKDNVLKHAPHTAATVLVHDWERPYSREQAVYPTEYARSYKFWPTVSRIDSAYGDRNLICSCTPIEQYTDAEEKLVETDKGPSY, encoded by the coding sequence GAAGACCAAGCCCGCCGATGTGTTCGTGGACCGTCACAACGGCCCCGACGAAGCTGCCGTAGCCGAGATGCTGCGCGTTATCGGCGTGGAGTCGATTGACCAGCTCATCGACGAAACCGTGCCGGCCGCCATCCGCCTCAAGAAGCCGCTGAACCTGCCCGCTGCCCTCACGGAGCGGGCTTTTTTGGCGAAGTTCAAAGGCATTGCCGGCAAGAATAAGCTGTTCAAAAACTACATCGGCCTGGGCTACCACGACACCCAGCTGCCGGCCGTGATTCAGCGCAACATTCTGGAAAACCCGGGCTGGTACACCGCCTACACGCCCTACCAGGCCGAAATTGCCCAGGGCCGCCTCGAAGCCCTCATCAATTATCAGACGATGATAATTGACCTCACGGGCCTGGAAATTGCCAACGCCTCCCTGCTCGACGAAGGAACCGCCGCCGCCGAAACGCTGCACATGTTCCACTCGCTGAGCAAGAAGAAAAACGCCACCCGCTACTTCGTGTCGGAGCAGGTACTGCCCCAGACCATCGACGTGCTGCGCACCCGCGCCACGCCCATTGGCATTGAGCTGGTAGTAGGTGACCACCGCACCGCCGACCTCACCGATGAAACCCTGTTCGGGGCCATCCTGCAGTATCCCGCCGCCGACGGCGCCGTGTACGACTACACCGACTTCATCTCGAAAGCCCACGACAACAACCTGTTCGTGACCGTGGCCGCCGATTTGCTGTCCCTGACGCTGCTCACGCCTCCCGGCGAGATGGGCGCCGACGCCGTGGTGGGCAACTCCCAGCGCTTCGGCGTGCCGATGGGCTACGGCGGCCCGCACGCCGGTTTCCTGGCCACCAAAGACGCATTCAAGCGCGTAATTCCCGGCCGCATCATCGGCCAGAGCATCGACGCGGCCGGCAACAAGGCCTACCGTATGGCCTTGCAGACCCGCGAGCAGCACATCCGCCGCGAAAAAGCCACCAGCAACATCTGCACCGCCCAGGTGCTGCTGAGTGTGCTGGCCGGCATGTACGCCGTGTACCACGGCCCGCAGCGCATCCGCCAGTTCGCCAGCAACATCCACGCCCTCGCCCGCACCCTCGACGCCGAGCTGCACGCGCTGGGCCTGGAGCAGGCCAACGAATTCTATTTCGATACGCTGGATATCCAGCTGGAAAGCAAGGAGCTGCAGACGGCCATTCGGCAGGAGGCTGAGTCGGCGGGCATCAACTTCCGCTACTTCGAGCAGGACGGCACGGCCCGCGTGGGCATCTCGCTCAACCAGAACACCGAAATTGAGGATGTGCAGGACATCGTGGCCGTGTTCAGCAAAGTGCTGGGCCGCGACGTGCGCCAGGTAGCCCAGGCCGACGAGGTGGAGGTGACCTGGACCGATAACCTGATCCGCAAGAGCGAGTACCTCACGCACCCTATCTTCAACTCGCACCACTCCGAGCACGAGATGCTGCGCTACATGAAGCAGCTCGAAAACAAGGATTTGAGCCTGGCTCACTCCATGATTTCGCTCGGCTCGTGCACCATGAAACTGAACGCCACCGCCGAGATGATTCCGGTGACCTGGCCTGAAATCGGTGGTTTGCACCCCTTCGCTCCGCGCGAGCAGGCCGCCGGCTACACCGAAATCTTCCACGACCTGGAGAAGTGGCTGTGTGAGGTGACCGGCTTTGATGCCGTTTCGCTGCAGCCCAATTCGGGTGCGCAGGGCGAGTACGCCGGCCTGCTGGCCATTAAAGGCTACCACGATGCCCGCGGCGACCAGCACCGCAACGTGGCCCTGATTCCGGCTTCGGCCCACGGCACCAACCCCGCCTCGGCCGTCATGGCCGGCATGACGGTGGTAGTGGTGAAAAGCACCGAGGAAGGCAACATCGACGTGGCCGACCTCAAAGCCAAAGCGGCCCAATATGCTGACAAGCTGAGCTGCCTGATGGTAACGTACCCAAGCACGCACGGCGTGTACGAGGAAACCATCATCGACATCTGCGCCACCATTCACCAGCACGGCGGCCGCGTGTACATGGACGGTGCCAACATGAACGCCCAGGTGGGCCTGACCTCACCCGCCACCATCGGGGCCGACGTGTGCCACCTGAACCTGCACAAAACGTTCTGCATCCCGCACGGCGGCGGCGGACCCGGTGTAGGCCCCATCGGCGTAGTGGCTGATTTGGCTCCTTACCTCTCCGGCCACGTGCTGGTAGACGCCGACGGCCGCACGGCCGGCGCGGTTACCTCCGCGCCCTGGGGCTCGGCCAGCATCCTGCCGATTTCTTACGCCTACATCAACATGATGGGCGGCGAAGGACTGACGCAGGCCACGCGCATCGCCATCCTGAACGCCAACTACATCAAGGCCCGCCTGGAGGAGCACTACCCCGTGCTTTACACCGGCTCGAACGGCCGCTGCGCCCACGAGATGATTCTGGAGTGCCGCCACTTCAAAAAGGCCGGCATCGAGGTGGAGGACATTGCCAAGCGCCTGATGGATTACGGCTTCCACGCGCCCACGGTGAGCTTCCCGGTAGCCGGCACGCTCATGATTGAACCCACCGAATCGGAAAGCAAGGAGGAGCTGGACCGCTTCATCGAAGCCATGATCAGCATCCGCAAGGAAATTGCGGAGGTAGAAGCCGGCAACGCCGATGCCAAGGATAACGTGCTCAAGCACGCCCCGCACACCGCCGCCACCGTGCTGGTGCACGACTGGGAGCGTCCGTACTCCCGCGAGCAGGCCGTGTACCCCACCGAGTACGCCCGCAGCTACAAGTTCTGGCCTACCGTTTCCCGCATCGACTCGGCCTACGGCGACCGGAACCTGATCTGCTCCTGCACCCCCATCGAGCAATACACCGATGCGGAGGAGAAGCTGGTCGAAACCGACAAAGGCCCGTCGTACTAG
- a CDS encoding DUF4136 domain-containing protein — MSHITRFLSRPVAMLALGSALALGVSGCATSSRVGVTSDYDHSVNFRAYKTWSWYPTQTKDTEGGPAQGYQSFLDKRIRTAVEREMTAKGLTYAETSPDLYIAYSAKVEDKQQANYSGLGPYGYPYGYGYYGGLYGRGNTFVTNYKAGTVIIDFVDVRRKELAWRGQGQAQVDKQTISEPEVYRIVNSILGTYPPQGPEGPNASR; from the coding sequence ATGTCTCATATCACTCGTTTTCTCAGCCGCCCGGTGGCTATGCTGGCCCTTGGCTCGGCGCTGGCACTGGGCGTTTCGGGCTGCGCCACCTCGTCGCGGGTGGGCGTCACGTCCGACTACGACCACTCGGTTAACTTCCGGGCCTACAAAACCTGGTCGTGGTACCCTACCCAGACCAAGGACACCGAAGGCGGCCCGGCCCAGGGCTACCAGTCGTTTCTGGATAAGCGCATCCGCACGGCCGTGGAGCGCGAGATGACCGCCAAAGGCCTCACCTACGCCGAAACCTCGCCCGACCTCTACATTGCCTATTCGGCTAAAGTGGAAGACAAGCAGCAGGCCAATTACAGCGGTCTGGGCCCTTATGGCTACCCCTACGGCTATGGCTACTACGGCGGCCTCTATGGCCGCGGCAACACCTTCGTCACCAACTACAAAGCCGGCACCGTCATCATCGACTTCGTGGATGTGCGCCGCAAGGAGCTGGCGTGGCGTGGCCAGGGTCAGGCGCAGGTAGACAAGCAGACCATTTCGGAGCCCGAAGTGTACCGCATCGTCAATAGCATCTTGGGCACATACCCGCCGCAGGGCCCCGAAGGCCCCAACGCCAGCCGCTAA
- the lipA gene encoding lipoyl synthase, with product MLTLPIIQPEAAAPAKPRKPDWLRVKLPVGPEYAAVRRLVDEHKLHTICESGNCPNMGECWGAGTATFMILGNICTRSCSFCAVATGRPSEYDTDEPRRVAEAIQLMGVKHAVLTSVNRDELKDRGASIWYETVVQTKQLSPETTIETLIPDVKANWDALETMIAGGQEVVSHNMETVGSLYRLVRPQAKYERSLEQIRRTYEAGKRTKSGIMLGLGETRDEMYKAMDDLAANGLHILTLGQYLQPTKRHLEVAEFIHPDVFAHYREEGLARGLKYVESGPLVRSSYHAERHVNVPIN from the coding sequence CTGCTGACCTTACCGATCATTCAGCCCGAAGCCGCTGCTCCGGCCAAGCCGCGCAAGCCCGACTGGCTGCGGGTGAAGCTCCCGGTGGGCCCCGAATACGCTGCCGTGCGCCGCCTCGTAGACGAGCACAAGCTGCACACCATCTGCGAAAGCGGCAACTGCCCCAACATGGGTGAGTGCTGGGGGGCCGGCACGGCCACCTTCATGATCCTGGGCAATATCTGCACCCGCTCGTGCTCGTTCTGCGCCGTGGCCACCGGCCGCCCCAGCGAATACGACACCGACGAGCCGCGCCGCGTGGCTGAAGCCATTCAGCTGATGGGCGTGAAGCACGCAGTGCTCACCTCCGTCAACCGCGACGAGCTCAAGGACCGCGGGGCCAGCATCTGGTACGAAACCGTAGTCCAGACCAAGCAGCTCTCCCCCGAAACCACCATCGAAACGCTAATTCCGGACGTGAAAGCCAACTGGGACGCGCTGGAAACCATGATTGCCGGCGGCCAGGAAGTGGTATCGCACAACATGGAAACCGTGGGCAGCCTCTACCGCCTCGTGCGCCCGCAGGCCAAGTACGAGCGCAGCCTGGAGCAGATCCGGCGCACCTACGAAGCCGGCAAGCGTACCAAGTCGGGCATCATGCTGGGCCTGGGCGAAACCCGCGACGAGATGTATAAAGCCATGGATGACCTCGCCGCTAACGGCCTGCACATCCTCACGCTGGGCCAGTACCTGCAGCCCACCAAGCGCCACCTCGAAGTAGCCGAGTTCATCCACCCCGACGTGTTTGCGCACTACCGCGAAGAAGGTCTGGCCCGCGGCCTGAAGTACGTGGAAAGTGGCCCGCTGGTGCGTAGCTCCTACCACGCCGAGCGTCACGTAAACGTGCCGATCAACTAG
- a CDS encoding OsmC family protein, with protein sequence MSTATARYAGNLRTEATHTASGSTILTDAPVDNHGRGEAFSPTDLVSAALGSCMMTIMGIVAERQGLDLTGVTYDVTKHMAAEPRRIRQIDVLFRLPATLSEKERTILENAARTCPVALSLNPEIKQDVQFSYEN encoded by the coding sequence ATGAGTACCGCCACCGCCCGCTACGCCGGCAATCTGCGCACCGAAGCCACCCACACGGCCTCCGGCAGCACCATTCTCACCGACGCGCCCGTCGACAACCACGGCCGCGGCGAAGCGTTTTCGCCCACCGACCTGGTGAGTGCCGCGCTGGGCTCGTGCATGATGACCATCATGGGCATCGTGGCGGAGCGGCAGGGCCTGGACCTGACCGGCGTGACGTACGACGTGACCAAGCACATGGCCGCCGAGCCCCGCCGTATCCGGCAGATCGACGTGCTTTTCCGGCTGCCGGCCACGCTCAGCGAAAAGGAGCGTACCATCCTCGAAAATGCCGCCCGCACCTGCCCGGTGGCGCTAAGCCTCAACCCTGAAATCAAGCAGGATGTTCAGTTCTCCTACGAGAACTAG
- the ytxJ gene encoding bacillithiol system redox-active protein YtxJ, with the protein MTPWQPLTQSEQLLDIVRESQEQPVLIFKHSTTCSISAAAKGKIERQWADAGLDNVKIYYLDLLRFRPISQEIAQKFSVQHESPQLLLIQDGECRYDASHMGIRLTDVKQAVAG; encoded by the coding sequence ATGACTCCCTGGCAACCCCTCACTCAATCCGAACAGCTCCTCGACATCGTGCGCGAATCGCAGGAGCAGCCGGTTCTCATTTTCAAGCATAGCACCACCTGCTCCATCAGCGCCGCCGCTAAGGGCAAGATTGAGCGCCAGTGGGCCGATGCCGGCCTTGATAACGTGAAAATCTACTACCTCGACCTGCTCCGCTTCCGGCCCATCTCGCAGGAAATTGCCCAGAAGTTCAGCGTGCAGCACGAGTCGCCGCAGCTGCTGCTCATCCAGGACGGCGAGTGCCGCTACGACGCCTCCCACATGGGCATCCGCCTCACCGACGTGAAGCAGGCCGTAGCCGGCTAA
- a CDS encoding alpha-ketoacid dehydrogenase subunit alpha/beta, giving the protein MNFDRKDYSNETLLHLYQALLKPRLIEEKMLILLRQGKVSKWFSGIGQEAISVGSTLALDDDEYILPLHRNLGVFTGRNIPLDRLFAQWQGKTTGYTKGRDRSFHFGTNEHHIVGMISHLGPQLAVADGIALADKLADRPKVTVTYSGDGGASEGDFHEALNVAAVWQLPVIFIIENNGYGLSTPSNEQFRFRSFVDKGPAYGMEAVQVDGNNVLEVYDTVRRLAEDLRQNPRPVLLEALTFRMRGHEEASGTKYVPQELFEEWAQKDPVENYEKWLLAEGILDEEARMRYRETIKREIEEGLRVADAVPMPTASLTEEIGDMYRSFEPDSALNLPTDNQQPTTDKRYVDAISDGLRQSMERYPDLVLMGQDIADYGGVFKITDGFVAQFGKARVRNTPLCESAIVGAALGLSIKGQKAMVEMQFADFVTCGFNQIVNNLAKSHYRWGQNADVVVRMPTGAGTAAGPFHSQSNEAWFTHTPGLKVVYPSNPVDAKGLLCAAFEDPNPVLYFEHKQLYRSISAPVPDAYYTTPIGKAALVREGDTLSIITYGAGVHWALALAEELNLDCDILDLRTLLPWDEDAVRRTVEKNGRVLLLHEDTLTGGLGGEIGAWIAEHCFRSLDAPLMRVGSLDTAIPFSPNLEKQFLPQQRLREAVEKLLSY; this is encoded by the coding sequence ATGAACTTCGACCGGAAAGACTACTCAAACGAAACCCTCCTGCACCTCTACCAGGCCCTGCTCAAGCCGCGCCTGATTGAAGAGAAAATGCTGATTCTGCTGCGGCAGGGCAAAGTCAGCAAGTGGTTTTCGGGCATCGGGCAGGAAGCCATTTCGGTGGGCAGCACCCTGGCCCTCGACGACGACGAGTATATCCTGCCGCTGCACCGCAACCTGGGCGTGTTTACGGGCCGCAATATCCCGCTCGACCGCCTGTTTGCGCAGTGGCAGGGCAAAACCACCGGCTACACCAAGGGCCGCGACCGGAGCTTCCACTTCGGCACCAACGAGCACCACATTGTGGGCATGATTTCGCACCTGGGGCCGCAGCTGGCCGTGGCCGACGGTATTGCCCTGGCTGATAAGCTGGCCGACCGCCCCAAGGTAACCGTGACCTACAGCGGCGACGGGGGAGCATCCGAAGGCGACTTCCACGAGGCCCTGAACGTGGCCGCCGTGTGGCAGCTGCCGGTCATTTTCATCATCGAAAACAACGGTTACGGCCTCAGCACGCCCTCCAACGAGCAGTTCCGCTTCCGCTCCTTCGTGGACAAAGGCCCCGCCTACGGCATGGAGGCCGTGCAGGTAGATGGCAACAACGTGCTGGAAGTGTACGACACCGTGCGCCGCCTCGCCGAGGACCTGCGCCAGAACCCGCGCCCGGTGCTCCTGGAGGCCCTCACGTTCCGGATGCGCGGCCACGAGGAAGCCAGCGGCACCAAGTACGTGCCGCAGGAGCTGTTCGAGGAGTGGGCCCAGAAAGACCCGGTGGAAAACTACGAGAAGTGGTTGCTGGCCGAGGGCATCCTCGACGAGGAAGCCCGCATGCGCTACCGCGAAACCATCAAGCGCGAAATCGAGGAAGGCCTGCGCGTGGCCGACGCCGTGCCCATGCCCACCGCCAGCCTCACCGAGGAAATCGGCGACATGTACCGCAGCTTCGAGCCCGATTCGGCCCTGAATCTGCCAACTGACAACCAGCAACCTACAACTGACAAACGCTACGTCGACGCCATTTCGGACGGGCTGCGGCAGAGCATGGAGCGCTACCCCGATCTGGTGCTCATGGGCCAGGACATTGCCGACTACGGCGGGGTGTTCAAAATCACCGACGGCTTTGTGGCGCAGTTCGGTAAGGCGCGGGTGCGCAACACGCCGCTCTGCGAGTCGGCCATTGTGGGCGCGGCGCTGGGGCTGAGCATCAAGGGCCAGAAGGCCATGGTGGAAATGCAGTTTGCCGACTTCGTGACCTGTGGCTTCAACCAGATTGTGAACAACCTGGCCAAAAGTCACTACCGCTGGGGCCAGAACGCCGATGTGGTGGTGCGTATGCCCACCGGCGCCGGCACGGCCGCCGGTCCGTTCCACTCGCAAAGCAACGAAGCCTGGTTTACGCACACGCCCGGCCTGAAAGTGGTGTACCCCTCGAACCCCGTCGATGCCAAGGGCCTGCTCTGCGCCGCCTTCGAAGACCCCAACCCGGTGCTGTACTTCGAGCACAAGCAGCTCTACCGCAGCATCTCGGCCCCGGTGCCCGACGCCTACTACACCACGCCCATCGGCAAGGCGGCGCTGGTGCGCGAGGGCGACACGCTCAGCATCATCACGTATGGCGCGGGCGTGCATTGGGCCCTGGCTTTGGCCGAGGAGCTGAACCTGGACTGTGACATCCTGGACCTGCGCACCCTGCTGCCCTGGGACGAGGACGCCGTGCGCCGCACCGTGGAGAAGAACGGCCGTGTACTGCTGCTCCACGAAGACACGCTAACGGGCGGCCTGGGCGGCGAAATCGGGGCCTGGATTGCTGAGCACTGCTTCCGCAGCCTCGACGCGCCCCTCATGCGCGTCGGCTCCCTCGACACCGCCATTCCGTTTTCGCCCAACCTGGAAAAGCAGTTCCTGCCCCAGCAGCGCCTCCGCGAAGCCGTGGAAAAGCTGCTGAGCTACTAG